The following proteins are co-located in the Perca fluviatilis chromosome 22, GENO_Pfluv_1.0, whole genome shotgun sequence genome:
- the LOC120552021 gene encoding sialoadhesin-like isoform X1 has product MLTDNMLLTLFFVSGALADCPQYSHLFITAPKQMEALSGSCLLIPCIFSAKPDQDFNSVRKTFGLWIKSDSRFGTNRNNVIFNSSGTFTTYPMSITGDLSQKQCTTLFSSLITSYTDTYFFRIENGPFTATADCNPLQITVHAAPLDKSGSVFTTQDSPPSPRIEISGDLKEKESVTISCSASTPCPHSPPKLTWNLQQDPPNNIEENTDRTFTTKIQKTITLSDTHDGFTISCSATYPVNEGREVKTAEERKTLNVSYPPKDVMVVISPTDPVSVGSVVNLTCSCRGKHPVVNFVWYMISDGRLELIKADTQVYGFKVTNGDRGRVYYCGCRNDRDIQLSTGCQLIFEGEQVGVEVILKILAVIMLVSTLVIFECWFRSRCSTEPVKDTGEAVYVNSAVELHPS; this is encoded by the exons ATGCTGACCGACAACATGTTACTGACCCTCTTCTTTGTTTCAG GTGCTCTGGCTGATTGTCCTCAGTATTCACACCTATTCATTACTGCACCAAAGCAGATGGAAGCACTGAGTGGATCTTGTCTGCTAATCCCATGTATCTTTAGTGCTAAACCAGATCAGGACTTCAACAGTGTAAGAAAAACCTTCGGACTGTGGATTAAAAGTGACTCCAGATTTGGCACCAATAGAAATAATGTTATTTTCAACAGCAGTGGGACATTTACCACCTATCCAATGAGTATTACTGGAGACCTGAGTCAGAAACAATGCACCACCTTGTTTTCCAGTTTAATCACAAGTTATACTGACACATACTTCTTCAGAATTGAGAACGGGCCATTCACGGCAACAGCTGATTGTAATCCTCTTCAAATAACAGTTCACG ctgcccctttggacaaaagcggtagtgtttttaccacacaaG ATTCCCCCCCGAGCCCCAGAATTGAGATCTCAGGTGATCTGAAGGAGAAGGAGTCTGTCACTATAAGCTGCTCAGCTTCCACTCCCTGTCCACACTCCCCTCCTAAACTCACCTGGAATCTCCAACAAGACCCTCCCAACAACATAGAGGAGAACACAGATCGGACCTTCACAACTAAAATCCAGAAGACCATCACTCTGTCAGACACACATGATGGATTCACCATCAGCTGTTCTGCCACATATCCTGTGAATGAAGGaagagaagtcaagacagcagaggagagaaagactctcaatgtttcat ACCCTCCCAAAGATGTTATGGTGGTCATCAGTCCCACTGATCCAGTGTCAGTCGGCAGCGTGGTGAACCTGACTTGCTCCTGCAGAGGAAAACATCCTGTCGTCAACTTTGTCTGGTACATGATCAGTGATGGCAGACTGGAACTGATCAAAGCTGATACACAGGTTTATGGCTTTAAAGTGACCAACGGTGATCGAGGCAGAGTGTATTATTGTGGATGCAGAAATGATCGGGACATCCAACTATCAACAGGATGTCAGCTGATATTTGAAG GTGAACAGGTTGGTGTTGAAGTTATATTGAAGATCCTGGCAGTCATAATGCTTGTCAGCACATTGGTCATCTTTGAGTG CTGGTTTAGATCAAGATGCTCCACAGAACCAGTGAAG
- the LOC120552021 gene encoding sialoadhesin-like isoform X2, with product MLTDNMLLTLFFVSGALADCPQYSHLFITAPKQMEALSGSCLLIPCIFSAKPDQDFNSVRKTFGLWIKSDSRFGTNRNNVIFNSSGTFTTYPMSITGDLSQKQCTTLFSSLITSYTDTYFFRIENGPFTATADCNPLQITVHDSPPSPRIEISGDLKEKESVTISCSASTPCPHSPPKLTWNLQQDPPNNIEENTDRTFTTKIQKTITLSDTHDGFTISCSATYPVNEGREVKTAEERKTLNVSYPPKDVMVVISPTDPVSVGSVVNLTCSCRGKHPVVNFVWYMISDGRLELIKADTQVYGFKVTNGDRGRVYYCGCRNDRDIQLSTGCQLIFEGEQVGVEVILKILAVIMLVSTLVIFECWFRSRCSTEPVKDTGEAVYVNSAVELHPS from the exons ATGCTGACCGACAACATGTTACTGACCCTCTTCTTTGTTTCAG GTGCTCTGGCTGATTGTCCTCAGTATTCACACCTATTCATTACTGCACCAAAGCAGATGGAAGCACTGAGTGGATCTTGTCTGCTAATCCCATGTATCTTTAGTGCTAAACCAGATCAGGACTTCAACAGTGTAAGAAAAACCTTCGGACTGTGGATTAAAAGTGACTCCAGATTTGGCACCAATAGAAATAATGTTATTTTCAACAGCAGTGGGACATTTACCACCTATCCAATGAGTATTACTGGAGACCTGAGTCAGAAACAATGCACCACCTTGTTTTCCAGTTTAATCACAAGTTATACTGACACATACTTCTTCAGAATTGAGAACGGGCCATTCACGGCAACAGCTGATTGTAATCCTCTTCAAATAACAGTTCACG ATTCCCCCCCGAGCCCCAGAATTGAGATCTCAGGTGATCTGAAGGAGAAGGAGTCTGTCACTATAAGCTGCTCAGCTTCCACTCCCTGTCCACACTCCCCTCCTAAACTCACCTGGAATCTCCAACAAGACCCTCCCAACAACATAGAGGAGAACACAGATCGGACCTTCACAACTAAAATCCAGAAGACCATCACTCTGTCAGACACACATGATGGATTCACCATCAGCTGTTCTGCCACATATCCTGTGAATGAAGGaagagaagtcaagacagcagaggagagaaagactctcaatgtttcat ACCCTCCCAAAGATGTTATGGTGGTCATCAGTCCCACTGATCCAGTGTCAGTCGGCAGCGTGGTGAACCTGACTTGCTCCTGCAGAGGAAAACATCCTGTCGTCAACTTTGTCTGGTACATGATCAGTGATGGCAGACTGGAACTGATCAAAGCTGATACACAGGTTTATGGCTTTAAAGTGACCAACGGTGATCGAGGCAGAGTGTATTATTGTGGATGCAGAAATGATCGGGACATCCAACTATCAACAGGATGTCAGCTGATATTTGAAG GTGAACAGGTTGGTGTTGAAGTTATATTGAAGATCCTGGCAGTCATAATGCTTGTCAGCACATTGGTCATCTTTGAGTG CTGGTTTAGATCAAGATGCTCCACAGAACCAGTGAAG
- the fen1 gene encoding flap endonuclease 1 — protein MGIHGLAKLIADQAPGAIKEQDIKNYFGRKIAIDASMCMYQFLIAVRQDGNLLQNEDGETTSHLMGMFYRTIRMLENGIKPVYVFDGKPPQLKSAELEKRGERRAEAEKMLAQAQEMGEQENIDKFSKRLVKVTRQHNDECKKLLTLMGVPFIEAPCEAEATCAALVKEGKVFATATEDMDGLTFGTNVLLRHLTASEAKKLPIQEFHFSRILQDIGLTNEQFIDLCILLGCDYCGTIKGIGPKRAIDLIRQHGCIEEILENIDPKKHPAPEDWLYKEARGLFLKAEVVDCSTVDLKWNEPDEEALIQFMCAEKQFSEDRIRNGCKKILKSRQGSTQGRLDSFFTITGSLSSKRKEPELKGSAKKKQKTGATPGKFRKGK, from the exons ATGGGAATACACGGACTTGCTAAGCTGATTGCTGACCAGGCCCCCGGTGCCATCAAAGAGCAAGACATCAAGAACTACTTTG GCAGAAAAATTGCTATAGATGCCTCCATGTGTATGTACCAGTTCCTGATTGCTGTGCGACAGGATGGGAACCTTCTGCAGAATGAGGATGGCGAGACAACGAG CCACCTGATGGGAATGTTCTACCGGACAATCCGCATGCTGGAAAACGGCATCAAACCTGTGTACGTGTTTGACGGCAAGCCCCCACAGCTCAAGTCAGCAGAG CTGgagaagagaggggagaggagggcaGAAGCTGAAAAGATGCTTGCTCAGGCCCAGGAAATGG GGGAACAAGAGAATATTGACAAATTCAGCAAGCGTCTGGTAAAAGTCACCAGGCAGCATAATGATGAGTGTAAGAAGCTGCTGACCCTGATGGGAGTGCCCTTCATTGAG GCTCCATGTGAGGCGGAGGCCACGTGTGCTGCTCTGGTTAAAGAAGGGAAGGTCTTTGCCACAGCAACAGAGGATATGGATGGGCTGACCTTTGGGACAAACGTCCTGCTCAGACACCTCACTGCCAGTGAAGCAAA gaAACTTCCTATCCAAGAGTTCCACTTCAGTCGCATCCTGCAGGACATCGGCCTGACCAATGAACAg TTCATAGACCTGTGTATTCTGCTGGGCTGTGACTACTGCGGCACCATCAAGGGAATTGGCCCCAAGAGAGCCATTGACCTGATCAGACAGCACGGCTGCATTGAGGAGATCTTAGAAAACATTGACCCCAAA AAGCACCCTGCGCCCGAGGACTGGCTGTACAAAGAGGCCCGGGGTTTGTTCTTGAAGGCAGAAGTGGTGGATTGTTCCACAGTGGATTTGAAGTGGAACGAGCCGGATGAGGAGGCACTGATCCAGTTCATGTGCGCCGAGAAACAGTTCAG TGAGGACAGGATCCGTAACGGCTGTAAGAAGATTCTGAAGAGCCGACAGGGCAGCACACAGGGACGACTGGACTCTTTCTTCACCATCACTGGATCTCTGTCCTCCAAACGAAAG GAACCTGAGCTTAAAGGAtcagcaaaaaagaagcagaagacCGGAGCCACGCCGGGCAAATTTAGGAAGGGAAAATAG
- the tm9sf1 gene encoding transmembrane 9 superfamily member 1 isoform X1, whose amino-acid sequence MHNRLHFPEDFQDVQLYIFTLSSIICAYRSRGDCRGLESEKSGGQTGVMQCGIGHLPGGCQRTMGLHCVLILCLFSGWAVGYKQGENVTLYVNKVGPYHNPQETYHYYTLPVCRPEKVHHKSLSLGEVLDGDRMAESLYYIRFRENVEKKTLCKLTLSEKQVDELREAIEELFYFEFVLDDIPIWGFVGYIEESGFLPHSHKVGLWTHLDFNIEYNGDSVIFANVSVKDVKPVPLEEGAGAAVGVVGVGGGSLTVTHTYSVRWFESPLPHARRSERLRDYSFFPKTLEIHWLSIINSLVLVVLLLGFVIIILMRVLKNDFARYNVEEEGGCDDLDQGDNGWKIIHTDVFRFPPYKSLLCAVLGVGAQFLTLATGIIFMALLGMFNVHRHGAINSAAIVLYALTSCVSGYVSCSFYTQINGQRWVWNIILTSSLFSAPLFLTWSVVNSIHWWSGSTQALPATTVLLILGAWVLVGFPLTVIGGIVGKNRAGSFQAPCRTRNIARQIPTQPWYKHTAVHMAIGGFLPFSAISVELYYIFATVWGREHYTLYGILLCVFAILLSVGACISVALTYFLLSGEDHRWWWRSVLSTGSTGLFIFVYSVFYYRNRSSMSGLVQSTEFFGYSLLTAMVFSLMLGSVSFWASLAFIRYIYRSLKMD is encoded by the exons ATGCATAATAGGTTACATTTCCCCGAGGATTTTCAAGATGTACAGCTGTACATTTTTACATTGAGCTCCATCATCTGCGCATACCGGAGCAGAGGAGACTGTCGGGGCCTGGAGTCCGAGAAATCCGGCGGACAGACAG GGGTTATGCAGTGTGGAATAGGACACCTGCCAGGTGGCTGCCAGAGGACGATGGGCCTGCACTGCGTCTTGATCCTGTGCTTGTTCTCAGGCTGGGCAGTGGGCTACAAGCAGGGGGAGAACGTGACTCTCTATGTCAACAAAGTGGGCCCTTATCATAACCCCCAGGAGACATATCACTACTACACCCTGCCTGTTTGCAGGCCGGAGAAG GTGCATCACAAGTCCCTGAGTCTAGGGGAAGTGTTGGATGGTGACAGGATGGCAGAGTCCTTATATTACATCCGATTCAGAGAGAAcgtggagaaaaaaacactttgcaaGCTCACTCTTTCAGAGAAACAG gtggACGAACTTCGTGAGGCTATCGAGGAGCTGTTCTACTTTGAGTTTGTCCTGGATGACATTCCAATCTGGGGTTTTGTGGGATACATAGAGGAGAGTGGCTTCCTGCCTCACAGCCACAAG GTGGGTTTGTGGACTCACCTGGACTTCAACATCGAGTACAACGGCGACTCAGTGATCTTCGCCAACGTCTCAGTAAAAGACGTCAAACCTGTTCCCCTGGAGGAGGGGGCAGGTGCAGCGGTGGGCGTAGTCGGAGTGGGCGGAGGCAGCCTGACGGTCACCCACACCTACAGCGTGCGCTGGTTCGAGTCCCCCCTGCCTCACGCCCGGAGATCCGAGCGCCTACGAGACTACTCGTTCTTCCCTAAAACACTGGAGATCCACTGGCTCTCCATCATTAACTCACTGGTGctggtggtgctgctgctgggctTCGTCATCATCATCCTAATGCGGGTCCTTAAAAATGACTTTGCCAG GTAcaatgtggaggaggagggcggCTGTGATGATCTGGACCAGGGAGACAATGGCTGGAAGATCATACACACTGATGTCTTCAGGTTTCCCCCTTACAAAAGCCTGCTGTGTGCCGTGCTGGGAGTGGGGGCTCAGTTCCTTACTCTTGCCACAG GAATCATCTTTATGGCATTGCTGGGAATGTTCAATGTGCACCGCCATGGTGCCATCAACTCTGCAGCTATCGTGCTGTACGCTCTGACCAGCTGTGTGTCAGGCTACGTGTCATGCAGCTTCTACACACAGATCAACGGCCAGCGCTGGGTGTGGAACATCATCCTCACCTCGTCGCTCTTCTCTG CTCCTCTGTTCCTGACATGGAGTGTTGTTAACTCGATCCACTGGTGGAGCGGCTCCACTCAGGCTCTGCCGGCCACCACTGTGCTCCTCATTCTGGGTGCCTGGGTGCTGGTGGGCTTTCCACTCACTGTCATCGGCGGCATTGTGGGAAAGAACCGAGCCGGCAGCTTCCAGGCGCCATGCCGCACTCGCAACATCGCCCGGCAGATCCCTACACAGCCCTGGTACAAACACACGGCTGTACACATGGCCATCGGCGGATTCCTGCCATTCAG tGCCATCTCAGTGGAGCTGTACTACATCTTTGCCACGGTTTGGGGCAGAGAGCACTACACCCTCTATGGCATCCTGCTGTGCGTCTTCGCCATCCTCCTCTCAGTGGGAGCCTGCATCTCTGTTGCTCTCACCTACTTCCTGCTGTCTGGCGAAGACCACCGGTGGTGGTGGCGGAGCGTCCTGAGTACCGGCTCCACTGGCCTATTCATCTTTGTCTACTCTGTTTTCTACTACCGGAACCGGTCCTCTATGAGCGGCCTGGTGCAGAGCACCGAGTTCTTTGGTTACTCTCTGCTCACAGCGATGGTGTTCTCGCTGATGCTGGGCAGCGTATCGTTCTGGGCCTCACTGGCATTTATTCGTTACATCTACCGTAGTCTCAAGATGGACTAG
- the tm9sf1 gene encoding transmembrane 9 superfamily member 1 isoform X2 encodes MQCGIGHLPGGCQRTMGLHCVLILCLFSGWAVGYKQGENVTLYVNKVGPYHNPQETYHYYTLPVCRPEKVHHKSLSLGEVLDGDRMAESLYYIRFRENVEKKTLCKLTLSEKQVDELREAIEELFYFEFVLDDIPIWGFVGYIEESGFLPHSHKVGLWTHLDFNIEYNGDSVIFANVSVKDVKPVPLEEGAGAAVGVVGVGGGSLTVTHTYSVRWFESPLPHARRSERLRDYSFFPKTLEIHWLSIINSLVLVVLLLGFVIIILMRVLKNDFARYNVEEEGGCDDLDQGDNGWKIIHTDVFRFPPYKSLLCAVLGVGAQFLTLATGIIFMALLGMFNVHRHGAINSAAIVLYALTSCVSGYVSCSFYTQINGQRWVWNIILTSSLFSAPLFLTWSVVNSIHWWSGSTQALPATTVLLILGAWVLVGFPLTVIGGIVGKNRAGSFQAPCRTRNIARQIPTQPWYKHTAVHMAIGGFLPFSAISVELYYIFATVWGREHYTLYGILLCVFAILLSVGACISVALTYFLLSGEDHRWWWRSVLSTGSTGLFIFVYSVFYYRNRSSMSGLVQSTEFFGYSLLTAMVFSLMLGSVSFWASLAFIRYIYRSLKMD; translated from the exons ATGCAGTGTGGAATAGGACACCTGCCAGGTGGCTGCCAGAGGACGATGGGCCTGCACTGCGTCTTGATCCTGTGCTTGTTCTCAGGCTGGGCAGTGGGCTACAAGCAGGGGGAGAACGTGACTCTCTATGTCAACAAAGTGGGCCCTTATCATAACCCCCAGGAGACATATCACTACTACACCCTGCCTGTTTGCAGGCCGGAGAAG GTGCATCACAAGTCCCTGAGTCTAGGGGAAGTGTTGGATGGTGACAGGATGGCAGAGTCCTTATATTACATCCGATTCAGAGAGAAcgtggagaaaaaaacactttgcaaGCTCACTCTTTCAGAGAAACAG gtggACGAACTTCGTGAGGCTATCGAGGAGCTGTTCTACTTTGAGTTTGTCCTGGATGACATTCCAATCTGGGGTTTTGTGGGATACATAGAGGAGAGTGGCTTCCTGCCTCACAGCCACAAG GTGGGTTTGTGGACTCACCTGGACTTCAACATCGAGTACAACGGCGACTCAGTGATCTTCGCCAACGTCTCAGTAAAAGACGTCAAACCTGTTCCCCTGGAGGAGGGGGCAGGTGCAGCGGTGGGCGTAGTCGGAGTGGGCGGAGGCAGCCTGACGGTCACCCACACCTACAGCGTGCGCTGGTTCGAGTCCCCCCTGCCTCACGCCCGGAGATCCGAGCGCCTACGAGACTACTCGTTCTTCCCTAAAACACTGGAGATCCACTGGCTCTCCATCATTAACTCACTGGTGctggtggtgctgctgctgggctTCGTCATCATCATCCTAATGCGGGTCCTTAAAAATGACTTTGCCAG GTAcaatgtggaggaggagggcggCTGTGATGATCTGGACCAGGGAGACAATGGCTGGAAGATCATACACACTGATGTCTTCAGGTTTCCCCCTTACAAAAGCCTGCTGTGTGCCGTGCTGGGAGTGGGGGCTCAGTTCCTTACTCTTGCCACAG GAATCATCTTTATGGCATTGCTGGGAATGTTCAATGTGCACCGCCATGGTGCCATCAACTCTGCAGCTATCGTGCTGTACGCTCTGACCAGCTGTGTGTCAGGCTACGTGTCATGCAGCTTCTACACACAGATCAACGGCCAGCGCTGGGTGTGGAACATCATCCTCACCTCGTCGCTCTTCTCTG CTCCTCTGTTCCTGACATGGAGTGTTGTTAACTCGATCCACTGGTGGAGCGGCTCCACTCAGGCTCTGCCGGCCACCACTGTGCTCCTCATTCTGGGTGCCTGGGTGCTGGTGGGCTTTCCACTCACTGTCATCGGCGGCATTGTGGGAAAGAACCGAGCCGGCAGCTTCCAGGCGCCATGCCGCACTCGCAACATCGCCCGGCAGATCCCTACACAGCCCTGGTACAAACACACGGCTGTACACATGGCCATCGGCGGATTCCTGCCATTCAG tGCCATCTCAGTGGAGCTGTACTACATCTTTGCCACGGTTTGGGGCAGAGAGCACTACACCCTCTATGGCATCCTGCTGTGCGTCTTCGCCATCCTCCTCTCAGTGGGAGCCTGCATCTCTGTTGCTCTCACCTACTTCCTGCTGTCTGGCGAAGACCACCGGTGGTGGTGGCGGAGCGTCCTGAGTACCGGCTCCACTGGCCTATTCATCTTTGTCTACTCTGTTTTCTACTACCGGAACCGGTCCTCTATGAGCGGCCTGGTGCAGAGCACCGAGTTCTTTGGTTACTCTCTGCTCACAGCGATGGTGTTCTCGCTGATGCTGGGCAGCGTATCGTTCTGGGCCTCACTGGCATTTATTCGTTACATCTACCGTAGTCTCAAGATGGACTAG